TGACCAAGAACCCGCTCGATATCGCCGTCAAAGGCGATGGCTTTTTCGGTTATCAGGATGCCAATGGCAATGTCACTTATTCGCGTGATGGCCGGCTCACGCTGGCCAGCGATGGCCGCCTGATCAATGGCAATGGCGATGCACTGGTTGATGCCCAAGGCTCTGCCGTGGCTCTTGATCCCAATCACCCTGATATCGCCATCGGTCCCGATGGTTCGATCATGCAGGCTGGCGTCAAGAAGGCGCAGGTTGCTCTTTATGATGTGGATTTCAGCGGCGGCTTTCAGCGTGCCCAAGGCGCAGCCTTCACGCCAACCAAGCCTGCTGCCGTCCTTACAGATTTCAACACCAATGGCGTAATCCAGGGTTACGTCGAGGACTCCAATGTCAACGCCGCCACTGCGATGACTAGCCTGATCCAGATCACCCGCGCCTTTGAAGCCATCAGCTCGCTGTCCGAGAAGGCCAGCGACGTGCAGAAATCGGCCATTGAAACTCTTGGATCAGCCCGCTGATCTGACGCTGCCTCCTTTCAGGTAAATCGCCTTGGCCATCAACGCCGTCAAAATTGAAGATTTCTTCGCCGAGATGAAAGCCGCGGATTCGCTGGTCTCCATAGAAGGCAAGCTCACGTCGATTGGTCCCAAGGGGCTCATCGCCACCGGTCTGTCGCATGTGACGGGCCTTGAAGATTTCGTTTCGATCAAGGGCAAGGCTGGCGACTTCACCGCCGAAGTGGTTTTCGTCGATCAGGACCAGATCATCGCCAAGCCGCTCGATGCCGATGCGCAGATTTATCTGGGCGACACGGTGCGTGCCATCGGCAAGCCGCGCTTCTTCCCGACCAATGAATGGAAGGGCCGCCTGATCAACGCGATTGCAGAACCTTTGGATGGCAAGGGCCCCTTGCCTTTGGGCCCCCGCCGCATTTCCTATGCAGGTAAACCTGTCGCCGCAGTGGACCGCGCGCCGATCACCAGAAAGCTGGTAACCGGTGTGAAGGCCGTCGATGTGTTCACGCCTATTTGTTACGGCCAGCGCATGGGTATCTTTGCTGGCTCCGGCGTAGGCAAATCCACGCTGATGGGCATGCTGGCCGCCTCCCCCGGATTTGATGTCGCCATCATCGCACTGGTCGGCGAACGCGGCCGTGAAGTCACCGAATTCATCCATGAAGTGCTGGGCGATACGCTGCAGAAATCCATTGTCATCATTGCGACCGGTGATGAATCAGCATCAATGCGCAAACGCGCCGCACTTCTCGCAACGTCTCTGGCCGAATGGTACCGCGATGAAGGTCAGAATGTCCTGCTGATGATGGACAGCCTCACGCGTTATGCCCAGGCATTGCGCGAACTTGCCCTCGCCGGTGGTGAACCACCCGTCTCGCGTGGTTTTCCGCCATCGGTTTTCTCGGCGATCCCGCAGATTCTCGAACGCTCCGGCCCTGGCTTGCATGGTTCCGGCACCATCACCGGCATTTTCTCGGTGCTCGTGGAAGGCGACAATCACAATGAGCCAATTGCAGATGCCGTGCGCGGTACGCTGGACGGCCATATCATTCTCGATCGCCGGATCGGTGGCCAAGGCCGCTTCCCCGCGATGGATTTGCTGCAATCGATCTCGCGTCTTCAGCAGAAGGCCCACACGCCGGAACAAGCCAAAACCGCTTCGGAACTGCGCAAACTGGTGCATCGCTATGAAGATTCGCGCGACTTGCGCGCACTGGGCGGCTACACGCCGGGCAAGGATCCTGATCTGGACCGCGCATTGAACATCGTGCCAAAGCTTTACACCACGCTGATGCAAACCCCGGGCGATGGTACTTTTACTGATGCCTTCTCCACGATAGCTTTGGCCTTGCAGCCGCCGCCCAAGCAATAGCAAAAAAGAAGGGAGCATTTCTGCTCCCTGCTCTGCATTCGAATTTCGAAAAGTTTAGGCGGCCACGGCCACCCGGCCCACCAGCTGGTAGCCGAGGAAACGCTGCGTATCGATCGGATCATAACCCAGATGCTGGCGCAGCTTCTTGCGCAGCTTCGAGATATGGCTTTCCACCACACATTCTTCGACGTTCTCTTCGAGAACACCGTAGATGGCGGCGAAGATTTGTGCGCGCGTCAGGCGGCGGCCCTTGTTGATGGCAAGATAATCGAGAATGCGGCGTTCGCGGCGCGGCAAATCAAGATTGGCGCCGTTCACTTGCGGGTCGCGGCCATCGCCATAAATGGTCAGGCCATCTTCACCCCAAAGAGCCGATTGTTCCTGGCTGATTTGGTCTTGCTGGATGCGGCGGCGGATAGCGCCGAGGCGGGCAATGATTTCCTTGGCGTGAACGGGCTTGCGCACCACGTCGTCAGCGCCGGCCTGGAAAAGCTTCAGGGTGGTTTCAAGGGCGGCAGCATCGCTCAGCGCGATGGCTGGAACCTGGCTGCGGCTCTTGATCGAGCGGGTCATGCTCTCGCGGGAGTCGAACTCTCCCAGCACGATACCTTCAACCGAAGCCAGATCAATGTCCGGGCAGGTCTGGAACCAGGAGATGAAATCATCCGGGTCAAATGAAATGGCGGAATAGCCCTCACGACCTATGGTTGTCTTATAGGCCTCGGCCACTTCGGAACGGTGATCAACAACAACTATCATTTTTACCCCTGTGGCCTTGGAAATCATGTCCAAGTGAGGGCAGGATGTGGCCAACATGGTAAACCATTGGTTAACGAGCTCCAGAAACGTCCCAAAACGTGCCAGTTTGTTCAGAAACGCAAGGTCTAACTAACTGTAAAAAGATGGAAAATGTTTTTTCCAAATAAATGCCCCATTTCGCCAGCCCAAGGCAGGAACTTTATGCCGTCAGAGCAAATCATTGCCAGCAAGACCTTTTGGGCACCCTTTCCACAACTCTAAAGGAGGGTGCGGAAATCATACCAGTCGCCATTAGGAATTTATTAGCAATCTGCCCCAGCTTCACGAAAGCTTGTCGGCGTATAACTGCAGCATCCATATCGTTTGTGTGTGAGTAATAAGCATGATTGATCAAGACTATGCGGCCATTGCCGCCGCCCAGGATTTTTCCACGGGCATTGCCGTTTGGCGCGCTTCGCATCAAAGCAAATCACCTGCTGCCCACGCTTTGCGCTTCAATGCCAGGGCCCGCACGCTGATTCCGTTGATGGTTGTTTCCATCCTGACTTTGGTGGATTGCGCTCTGTTGAGCTTCGCGCTCCTTCCGTCAGCCAACCTTTAGGTTCCCCAGCAAGTTAACCGGCGGGAAACCATCTCCAACTGCGTCCCGGCGAAATTAAGTACCTAATAAGGGATGAAGGCTTGAATGTCTTTTCACATCAGTGAAGACAGGAAACTTCAACCATGTCCGTCCGATTGAAATTGGTCGAAAACCTTGGCGAGCCGGATTTGCACGCCGAAAACACCGCATTGCGCCAGCGCATTGCACTGCTGGAGGAAGTGATCAACAACTTCCCGGGCGGCATCTTGTTGACTGACAAGGACCTGAATGTGCTCATCTGCAACGACTATCAGCGCAGTCTGCAGGATTATCCCGAAGCCCTGTTCGAGAATAATAATCTCACGTTGTCAGATCTGTTCCGCTTCAACGCCGAACGGGGGGAATATGGCGATTGCAATACCGAGGAAATAATCGCCGAGAAAATGGCGCTCGCCGCAAAACATGAAGCGCATCATTACGAGCGCACCCGCCCAAATGGAAATGTGGTGGAAGTGCGCGGCGTTCCGCTCAAGGCGGGTGGCTTCGTCACCAGCTATATGGATGTCACGGAAAATCGTCGGCATCAGGCCTTGGTGGCCGACTTGGCACTGACCGATCCTTTGACAGGTCTGGCCAACCGCCGCTTGCTGATGGACCGCTTTGAACAGGCATGTGCGCGCGCCAAACGCGGCGAAAGCTTCGCCGTTCACTATCTTGATCTCGACCACTTCAAGCCGATCAATGACAAGCATGGCCACAAGGCCGGCGACGCGGTGCTGCTTGAAGTAGCCAAAAGGTTGAAATCCGCCACCCGCGAGACTGACACGGTCGCGCGCATCGGCGGTGATGAATTCGTTGTGCTGCAATCCAGTGCCAATGCCGGAAAGTCAGCAAGGCTTCTGGCCGGACGGCTGGCCAGCGCCATTTCATTGCCCATTCTTTTCGAAGATCAGGTCTTGAATGTCACGTCGAGCATCGGCGTGACGGTATCTAGCGATGGCAATTCAACACTGGATGACTTGATGAAATTGGCGGATCACGCGCTTTATCAAAGCAAGCGCAACGGTCGCAATGGTGTGACGCTCAACCAGCCCGCCAGTGAACAATTGCGCATGAAACGCGTGTGACCGGCAGAGTCTAACCGAAATCGAAGAGATGCACTTCGCTGTCTGCGGCCTGCTTCTCTTCGACCACAGTGCCTTGCAGGATTGAGCCGATAAGGGCGCCCAAATTCATGCTGTCTTTGACACGTGACGTCGGCACATTCACGTGCTCCGGCACATGCTCTGCCAAAGTGGTGAGCAACCGCCCCAGATTTTCCAGCGACTGACGCGCCAGATCCAGTTCCTGCAAATCTGGAAAAGTCTTTTGCTCTGGCCCCAGCGACGACACCAGCAACGAAACGGCGTTTTCAATACGTCCTGCCGAGAGCGCCAGCGCGCCTTGCACTTCAGCCACACGGCTGATCGCCAGCCGCAGCGAAACGCTATCGGCTTTCGCGCTATTGTCAGAAAAGCTCAACGTCGCCTCCCACTGGCGTTGCCGCCAATGCCTTTTGAATTTTCATCTCATCAGCAGGCGCTGCGATAAAGGCCTGCCTTGCGCGGCCGCTCGACGGCCAGAACTGAATGCGTCGGCCAGAATTTCCGCCGACACTTTCGCCTACGATGGGGATGCCCTCAGCTTGCAGGAAGCGCTTGGCAAATTGGATATTCTTTTCGCCAATTTGTTCAACGATGCCGGCCACGGTGTTGGCGCCACCAAAAATCTTGGCGTTGAGGTCCCGCTTGTCCACGCCTTTTTTAAGCAGGCCGTTAATCAGAAGCTCCATGAGATAGACACCGTGCCGCTGCACGATACCGCCCGTCCCGTCATTATCGCCGGGCAGCAAAAAATGATTCATTCCGCCCACCGCGCGTTTGGTGTCAAACATGCAAACGGAAACGCAACTGCCCAGCAAGGTGGAAATCACCGCGCCCGGATCTTCGCTCACGGCGAACTCGCCTTGCACGATATTGATACGACTTTCCGTCATGTAAGCTTGCCTACCACCTGCTCCACGCAAAGGCGCAGGCTTTCATTGGTAAAAGGCTTGGGCAGAAAATTATTGAGCCCGAAGCGTTTGCCGGATTCAATAAGCGCACGATCGCCGCGCCCGGTCACCAGAATGAATCCCACACTCTTCGTCGGCGCATTTTGGCGTAGTGCTTGCAAAAGCTGGATGCCGTCCATCTTCGGCATGTTGTAATCCGAAATCACCAGATGGCATGGTGATGTCATCATCAGTTTCAATGCCTGCTCGCCATCCTGCGCGACCTGGACATCCTTGATCCCAAAAGACCAAAGTCCGTCGCAGATCAGCATCCGGCTGACCGTCGTATCATCGGCAACCATTACCCTCAATTGCTGTGCGAATGGCATTATGCTGCTCCTTGAGCTCGGGCATTCGTCATGCCCATGATTTCGGCGGCGATTGAATTGATCGGCTTCTGGATTTGGACGGCTCCGATTTGATGGGCTGCTTTGGGCATGCCGTAAACAACACAGGTTGCTTCGTTCTGCCCAATGGTAGAGGCCCCGGCCTGGCGCATTTTAAGGAGACCTGCGGCACCGTCAGTGCCCATGCCCGTGAGAATAACGCCAACAGCTTTGGCTCCGGCAAAGCGGGCCACGGAACCAAACAAAACATCAACCGAGGGGCAGTGGCCATTGACCAATTCGCCCGCGACGAGACGGCATTGTAATGTGCCGCGGCCAATAACTTCCAGGTGCAGATTGCCTCCGGGTGCGATGTAGACATGGCCGGGCCGCAACATGGCGCCATTCTCAGCCTCTTGAATGCTCGGAGCACAAATCCGGTCCAGCCGGTTGGCCAGCGTACGAGTAAAAGTAGGCGGCATATGTTGGGTGATGACGATGGGCGGGCAATTTGCCGGAAGCTTCGTCAGGATCGCCTGGATGGCTTCAACGCCTCCAGTGGAGGAACCAATGGCGACGATTTTGTCATCCGGAGCGTGGTTCGCATGCACGGCGCTATCTCTGGACACGGTTTCCGGAACAGACGGTTGCACTCTTGCTCTCGCCGCCGCCTTTACCCTCAATGCCAGCGTCTGAAAGGTATCCGGATGCTCAGGGGAAGGCTTCACAACGCAGTCCACGGCACCAAGACTGAGGGCTTCAATCGCAACTTCACCGCCTTTTGCAGTGAGAGTAGAAACCATCACCACTGGCATGGGTCGAAGTTTCATGATCCGGTCAAGGAAATCGATGCCATTCATGTCAGGCATTTCAACATCAAGGGTGATCACATCAGGGTTGAGTTGCTTGATCATCTGCCGCGCCACCAAAGCGCCATCGGCAGTTCCCACAACCTCAATGTCGGAATCCGCCAGCAGATGTTGCCGGATGATGAGTTGCATCGTCTTGCTGTCATCAACGATGAGAACGCGAACCTTGCTCATGCGGAAGCGCGCTCCACTTTGCGGTAGGTGGTAATGCCGTCCAACGCCAGAAGCTTCGTGGCATCGCCCGAAATGCGCTCGGAATGGCCGATATATAGCACCGCATTGGTCGGCAGCAGCGCCACCATGCGGCTCCACAGCTTGGCCTGGATGTCCTGTGTGAAATAGATCATCACGTTCCGGCAGAAAATCGCATCGAACGGGCCCTTCATCGGCCAGCTCTCCATGAGATTGAGCGGCCGGTACTCGATCATGTTCTTGGCGGCATCATCAATCTCAAAATGTTCGGAATGTTTCTCGGTCCATGCATTACGCATGTCGGCCGGGATACCAGAAAGCTCTTCCAGGGGATAACAGCCTCGCTTTGCGATGCTCAAAACCTTGGTGTTGAAGTCGGTGGCAAGAATGCGAACATTATGCGCACGTGCATCAGGCAGCGCTTGCAGAATTTGCAGTGCAATCGAATAGGGCTCCTGTCCGGAGGAACAGCCGGCCGACCAGATGCGCACCCGACCGCCTTCCTTGGCCCGCGCAACCAGCGATGCAAGAATCTTGTTCTTCAAATGGGTGAAGTGATGATCTTCGCGAAAAAACTTGGTGACATTTGTCGTCAGGGCTTCCGCCATCTGGTGCAGCTCGTTTTGGCCATTCGCCGAATTCACCAATTTTATATAGTCATCGAAGTTCTGCAGATTGAGAGCACGCAGGCGCCTCACCAGGCGCGAATAGACCAGTGTCTGCTTGGAATCGGGAAAGTTGTTCCCAGTGATTTTTTCCACAGTGCTTGCAATCTGGCGGAAATGCGTCTGCGTAAAACGAAACTCCGGATTGGTTGTTTCAGCTGCGCTCATCAGGCGGCCTTCCGTTCATGGCTGGGCAGAACATCCTGCAAGGAAAGCAGGCTGATCATCCTGCCTTCCAGTGTGACAATGCCGCTGACAAAGCTGCGGGCAACCGCGGAGCTCACATCCGGCGTCGGATGGATCAAGGCGGCATCAACTGAAATGATGTCCGACACCATATCCACGAGAAGCCCCGTCATCCGGTCCTGATCCTGCACCACGATTACGGCGTGGCGGGCCGAAGGTTCAGACTTGCCCTTGGCCAACCGGGCCGGTAGATCAATCACCGGCAACACAGTGCCGCGCAGATTGATCACCCCGATCACGAACGGCGGCGAATGCGGAACCGGCGTGGCCGGTGTCC
This Aestuariivirga litoralis DNA region includes the following protein-coding sequences:
- a CDS encoding flagellar hook-basal body complex protein; the encoded protein is MDTSTYVALSGQLSLERRMATLAQNIANANTSGYRAEVLDFKAVSSATGPSITKFALPGGSHIDRSVGGLTMTKNPLDIAVKGDGFFGYQDANGNVTYSRDGRLTLASDGRLINGNGDALVDAQGSAVALDPNHPDIAIGPDGSIMQAGVKKAQVALYDVDFSGGFQRAQGAAFTPTKPAAVLTDFNTNGVIQGYVEDSNVNAATAMTSLIQITRAFEAISSLSEKASDVQKSAIETLGSAR
- a CDS encoding FliI/YscN family ATPase; translated protein: MAINAVKIEDFFAEMKAADSLVSIEGKLTSIGPKGLIATGLSHVTGLEDFVSIKGKAGDFTAEVVFVDQDQIIAKPLDADAQIYLGDTVRAIGKPRFFPTNEWKGRLINAIAEPLDGKGPLPLGPRRISYAGKPVAAVDRAPITRKLVTGVKAVDVFTPICYGQRMGIFAGSGVGKSTLMGMLAASPGFDVAIIALVGERGREVTEFIHEVLGDTLQKSIVIIATGDESASMRKRAALLATSLAEWYRDEGQNVLLMMDSLTRYAQALRELALAGGEPPVSRGFPPSVFSAIPQILERSGPGLHGSGTITGIFSVLVEGDNHNEPIADAVRGTLDGHIILDRRIGGQGRFPAMDLLQSISRLQQKAHTPEQAKTASELRKLVHRYEDSRDLRALGGYTPGKDPDLDRALNIVPKLYTTLMQTPGDGTFTDAFSTIALALQPPPKQ
- a CDS encoding response regulator transcription factor is translated as MIVVVDHRSEVAEAYKTTIGREGYSAISFDPDDFISWFQTCPDIDLASVEGIVLGEFDSRESMTRSIKSRSQVPAIALSDAAALETTLKLFQAGADDVVRKPVHAKEIIARLGAIRRRIQQDQISQEQSALWGEDGLTIYGDGRDPQVNGANLDLPRRERRILDYLAINKGRRLTRAQIFAAIYGVLEENVEECVVESHISKLRKKLRQHLGYDPIDTQRFLGYQLVGRVAVAA
- a CDS encoding diguanylate cyclase domain-containing protein, with translation MSVRLKLVENLGEPDLHAENTALRQRIALLEEVINNFPGGILLTDKDLNVLICNDYQRSLQDYPEALFENNNLTLSDLFRFNAERGEYGDCNTEEIIAEKMALAAKHEAHHYERTRPNGNVVEVRGVPLKAGGFVTSYMDVTENRRHQALVADLALTDPLTGLANRRLLMDRFEQACARAKRGESFAVHYLDLDHFKPINDKHGHKAGDAVLLEVAKRLKSATRETDTVARIGGDEFVVLQSSANAGKSARLLAGRLASAISLPILFEDQVLNVTSSIGVTVSSDGNSTLDDLMKLADHALYQSKRNGRNGVTLNQPASEQLRMKRV
- a CDS encoding chemotaxis protein CheD, with product MTESRINIVQGEFAVSEDPGAVISTLLGSCVSVCMFDTKRAVGGMNHFLLPGDNDGTGGIVQRHGVYLMELLINGLLKKGVDKRDLNAKIFGGANTVAGIVEQIGEKNIQFAKRFLQAEGIPIVGESVGGNSGRRIQFWPSSGRARQAFIAAPADEMKIQKALAATPVGGDVELF
- a CDS encoding response regulator, with product MPFAQQLRVMVADDTTVSRMLICDGLWSFGIKDVQVAQDGEQALKLMMTSPCHLVISDYNMPKMDGIQLLQALRQNAPTKSVGFILVTGRGDRALIESGKRFGLNNFLPKPFTNESLRLCVEQVVGKLT
- a CDS encoding protein-glutamate methylesterase/protein-glutamine glutaminase — its product is MSKVRVLIVDDSKTMQLIIRQHLLADSDIEVVGTADGALVARQMIKQLNPDVITLDVEMPDMNGIDFLDRIMKLRPMPVVMVSTLTAKGGEVAIEALSLGAVDCVVKPSPEHPDTFQTLALRVKAAARARVQPSVPETVSRDSAVHANHAPDDKIVAIGSSTGGVEAIQAILTKLPANCPPIVITQHMPPTFTRTLANRLDRICAPSIQEAENGAMLRPGHVYIAPGGNLHLEVIGRGTLQCRLVAGELVNGHCPSVDVLFGSVARFAGAKAVGVILTGMGTDGAAGLLKMRQAGASTIGQNEATCVVYGMPKAAHQIGAVQIQKPINSIAAEIMGMTNARAQGAA
- a CDS encoding CheR family methyltransferase, which translates into the protein MSAAETTNPEFRFTQTHFRQIASTVEKITGNNFPDSKQTLVYSRLVRRLRALNLQNFDDYIKLVNSANGQNELHQMAEALTTNVTKFFREDHHFTHLKNKILASLVARAKEGGRVRIWSAGCSSGQEPYSIALQILQALPDARAHNVRILATDFNTKVLSIAKRGCYPLEELSGIPADMRNAWTEKHSEHFEIDDAAKNMIEYRPLNLMESWPMKGPFDAIFCRNVMIYFTQDIQAKLWSRMVALLPTNAVLYIGHSERISGDATKLLALDGITTYRKVERASA
- a CDS encoding chemotaxis protein CheW: MTKDQTIPARELIVFMVGEMEFCVDIIQVREIRGWTPATPVPHSPPFVIGVINLRGTVLPVIDLPARLAKGKSEPSARHAVIVVQDQDRMTGLLVDMVSDIISVDAALIHPTPDVSSAVARSFVSGIVTLEGRMISLLSLQDVLPSHERKAA